A DNA window from Oleomonas cavernae contains the following coding sequences:
- a CDS encoding metallophosphoesterase family protein: MAFRFVHTADIHLDSPLKSLALRDPSVSDLVGIATRQAFSRTIDLCIDEDANALLIVGDLYDGSQVSMKTARFLAQELHRLDAAGIRTFIVRGNHDASSRITRELDLPKSVTVFEGRASSHVIETGGLPVVIHGLSFAKPHVPESLLDRFPAPQGGAVNIGMLHTSLNGSPAHDVYSPCSVADLQAAGYDYWALGHIHIRAVHHGRGVVVMPGMPQGRNIGEDGPKTVTLVEVADDGAISLVERSVRTVRFERADVDIEGITDWSDLVAAIGRALRSIEREDPAEHLVLRPRLVGTSPLGWRILRDLDQIHAEATLVAEALGSVWIDKVENAIEAGERAGSGGLPDELASLIRDELVDDPAIRAEADEVLASLVKALPKDIRGMLGDDESSAARQRDALMSEGLQTVLARLAGRESS, encoded by the coding sequence GTGGCATTCCGGTTTGTACATACAGCAGATATCCACCTCGATTCCCCGCTAAAATCCCTGGCCCTCCGGGATCCATCCGTGTCTGACCTTGTCGGCATTGCCACCCGCCAGGCCTTTTCACGCACGATCGACCTTTGCATCGATGAAGATGCGAACGCTCTCCTGATCGTCGGCGACCTTTATGACGGGTCGCAGGTTTCAATGAAGACCGCGCGATTTCTGGCGCAGGAATTGCACCGGCTCGACGCCGCCGGCATCAGGACATTCATCGTCCGGGGCAACCACGACGCCAGTTCGCGGATTACCAGGGAACTCGATCTCCCGAAGTCCGTGACGGTCTTCGAGGGGCGTGCTTCAAGCCATGTGATCGAAACGGGCGGGCTTCCGGTGGTGATCCACGGCCTGAGCTTTGCCAAGCCCCACGTTCCGGAGAGTCTGCTGGACCGCTTTCCGGCGCCGCAGGGCGGGGCTGTGAACATCGGCATGCTGCACACCAGCCTGAACGGCAGCCCGGCGCACGATGTCTATTCGCCCTGCTCGGTCGCCGACCTGCAGGCGGCGGGGTACGACTACTGGGCCCTGGGCCACATTCATATCCGCGCCGTCCATCACGGGCGCGGCGTGGTGGTGATGCCGGGCATGCCGCAAGGCCGCAATATTGGCGAGGACGGGCCAAAAACCGTCACTCTGGTCGAGGTCGCCGATGACGGTGCCATCTCGCTCGTGGAACGCTCGGTCCGCACAGTCCGCTTCGAGCGCGCGGATGTCGACATCGAGGGGATCACCGACTGGTCCGACCTTGTCGCCGCGATCGGCCGTGCCCTCAGGTCCATCGAACGGGAGGATCCGGCAGAGCACCTGGTGCTGCGGCCCAGGCTCGTCGGTACGTCTCCCTTGGGCTGGCGCATCCTTCGCGACCTTGACCAGATCCACGCCGAGGCCACGCTGGTGGCCGAAGCCCTGGGCAGTGTCTGGATCGACAAGGTCGAGAATGCCATTGAGGCCGGCGAGCGTGCGGGTTCCGGCGGCCTGCCTGACGAATTGGCGTCTCTGATCAGGGACGAACTGGTGGATGATCCGGCCATTCGCGCGGAGGCGGACGAGGTTCTTGCCTCCTTGGTCAAGGCTTTGCCGAAGGATATCCGCGGCATGCTCGGCGATGACGAGAGCAGTGCCGCCAGGCAACGGGATGCCCTGATGAGCGAAGGGCTGCAGACGGTTCTTGCCAGGCTGGCTGGCCGGGAGAGCTCGTGA